The proteins below are encoded in one region of Fodinibius salinus:
- the ptsP gene encoding phosphoenolpyruvate--protein phosphotransferase has product MKKTNNRSAAAGVILQGVSGAQGFAIGKASMYERSSLSVTVDRIEDDRRKQQLAKYRNAYSQVEKELQQMMDRQNDKNAEAVIGTQIAILRDPELDNSIERHILDKNQPADLAVQSAFDTFLSVMSGGGVSHEKGVVDITDVRDRLIQFLHGFDEDGITDGTILVAHELSPREVITCSEHDIKGIVMDRGGVDGHAAIVARSIGLPMILGTREATAKINKGDELVLDGQTGQVLMNIDAQSQDRYRELMKQREERLRDYLEICQKPNKTSDGLPFSLRANIEFEAELQTVKKYCAEGIGLLRTESIYLRRDFDDIDKQKSFYSTILKQTSPNPVTIRLFDAGGDKITGYESNDPNPFLGNRGIRWLLNKKELLMQQLRAICEVAANYHGLVRILIPMVSTLEEFKEVRNLLQQTQQELENEGISIDDNISLGIMVEVLNVALQADLFCTEADFLSIGTNDLTQYLLAVDRGNEQLSHLYDQRHPMVWRLIKNVVESAQEADKPLNVCGELASDPVSACGLMGLGITELSMNPAALPPVKKMLRQRSLSEMKQLATDLQHCQTISEVDNVYGEWKEK; this is encoded by the coding sequence ATGAAGAAGACGAATAACAGATCGGCTGCCGCTGGAGTAATCCTTCAAGGAGTGAGCGGTGCACAGGGATTTGCGATAGGTAAAGCCAGCATGTATGAGCGGAGTAGCTTGTCCGTAACGGTTGATAGGATTGAGGATGACCGTCGCAAACAGCAGCTTGCTAAGTATCGTAATGCGTATTCCCAAGTTGAAAAAGAACTTCAGCAGATGATGGATCGGCAAAACGATAAAAATGCTGAAGCTGTCATTGGCACGCAGATTGCCATTCTCAGAGATCCAGAATTAGATAATAGTATAGAGCGACACATTCTCGACAAAAACCAACCGGCAGATCTAGCGGTTCAATCTGCTTTCGACACGTTCTTATCAGTAATGAGTGGAGGGGGTGTATCCCATGAAAAGGGAGTAGTCGATATTACAGATGTGCGGGATCGTCTGATTCAATTTTTGCACGGTTTTGATGAAGATGGTATAACGGATGGTACTATTCTGGTGGCACATGAGCTAAGCCCGCGCGAGGTGATCACTTGTTCTGAGCATGATATTAAAGGTATTGTTATGGATCGCGGTGGCGTAGATGGCCATGCTGCAATTGTTGCACGATCAATAGGATTACCTATGATTCTGGGAACACGCGAAGCCACTGCTAAGATAAATAAGGGTGACGAGTTGGTACTCGATGGTCAAACAGGGCAGGTATTAATGAATATCGATGCGCAAAGCCAGGACCGATACCGGGAGCTGATGAAGCAACGGGAAGAACGACTGCGCGATTACCTGGAAATATGTCAAAAGCCCAACAAGACTAGTGATGGGTTACCATTTTCCCTGCGGGCCAACATCGAATTTGAGGCAGAGCTCCAGACGGTAAAAAAATATTGTGCTGAGGGCATCGGACTCCTCCGGACCGAGTCTATATATTTGCGCAGAGATTTTGATGATATTGATAAACAGAAGTCTTTTTATAGCACGATCTTGAAACAAACGTCACCAAATCCTGTTACTATTCGCTTGTTTGATGCAGGCGGCGATAAAATTACCGGTTATGAAAGTAATGATCCCAATCCATTTTTAGGTAACAGGGGAATACGGTGGTTGTTGAATAAAAAAGAACTGCTGATGCAGCAGCTGCGTGCAATTTGTGAGGTTGCGGCTAATTATCATGGTCTTGTTCGGATTCTTATTCCGATGGTTTCCACATTAGAGGAATTTAAAGAAGTCCGTAATTTACTGCAGCAGACCCAGCAAGAGCTGGAAAATGAAGGGATCTCAATTGATGACAACATTTCGCTGGGTATTATGGTAGAAGTGCTTAATGTGGCATTACAGGCTGATTTGTTTTGCACAGAGGCGGACTTTTTAAGTATCGGGACCAATGATTTAACCCAATATCTGTTGGCGGTTGATCGTGGCAACGAACAGCTTTCTCATTTGTACGATCAGCGGCATCCTATGGTATGGAGACTTATTAAGAATGTGGTTGAATCTGCTCAAGAGGCGGATAAGCCACTGAATGTTTGTGGTGAGCTGGCCTCAGATCCGGTTTCTGCCTGTGGGTTGATGGGCCTTGGTATTACAGAACTGAGTATGAATCCCGCTGCATTGCCACCCGTCAAAAAGATGTTGAGGCAGCGATCACTTTCTGAGATGAAACAGCTGGCCACTGATTTACAGCATTGTCAGACGATTTCAGAAGTGGATAATGTATATGGTGAGTGGAAGGAGAAGTAA
- the gatC gene encoding Asp-tRNA(Asn)/Glu-tRNA(Gln) amidotransferase subunit GatC — protein MSVTKEEVNYVADLARLKLSEDETESLVGDMNQILDHMETLEEVDTSDVEPLEHVVELEYQLRDDKAKEPVSHDDALKNAPDADTDYFRVPRVIE, from the coding sequence ATGTCTGTAACCAAAGAAGAAGTTAATTACGTAGCAGATCTTGCACGGCTAAAGCTCAGTGAAGACGAAACGGAATCACTGGTGGGTGATATGAATCAAATTTTGGACCACATGGAGACGCTTGAAGAGGTTGACACCTCTGATGTGGAACCACTGGAACACGTTGTGGAACTAGAATACCAGCTGCGCGATGACAAGGCTAAAGAACCTGTCTCTCACGATGATGCTCTGAAAAATGCGCCCGATGCCGATACCGATTACTTTCGCGTCCCCCGGGTTATTGAATAA
- a CDS encoding glycosyltransferase, whose translation MARSSRISIIICTYDRADYLRDTLQSLLKNKADPDRYELLIIDNNSSDNTPAVAHQFIDSFPDHNIRYIKESQQGLSFARNRGIREAKNPILLFLDDDILTGSQFIRHWLIFFDQHADAKCAGGRIEVQFDDPRPSWMSHFLLPLLGYHNLGSTVKTYGQRKYPFGGNMAFRQSIFDEYGFFNTDLGRKGEELKASEEKEFFRRLKNDNIEIYYLPDAKLDHRVDNERLTPDYIKRQAVGLGQSIALQLRQKTLASKIAKGSSELFKLIVSLGLFLPYTFTLQWSKAVMLIKFRKWILEGYLSVSQ comes from the coding sequence ATGGCACGCTCTTCCCGTATTTCTATTATTATTTGTACTTATGATCGTGCCGATTACCTGCGGGATACGCTACAATCACTATTAAAAAACAAAGCCGATCCTGACCGGTATGAGCTGTTGATTATCGATAACAACTCCAGCGACAATACTCCTGCTGTTGCACATCAGTTTATTGATTCATTCCCAGATCACAACATCCGCTATATTAAAGAATCTCAACAAGGGCTTTCATTTGCAAGAAACCGGGGCATCCGCGAGGCTAAAAACCCAATTCTTCTTTTTTTGGATGATGATATTTTAACCGGTTCCCAATTTATTAGGCACTGGCTAATATTTTTCGATCAGCATGCTGATGCAAAGTGTGCCGGCGGTAGAATTGAAGTTCAGTTTGATGACCCCCGCCCCAGCTGGATGTCTCACTTTCTATTGCCTCTGCTCGGTTATCATAACTTAGGTAGTACGGTCAAAACATATGGGCAACGAAAATATCCTTTTGGAGGCAATATGGCTTTCCGGCAATCCATCTTTGATGAATACGGTTTTTTTAATACTGATCTGGGTCGAAAAGGCGAAGAACTTAAAGCAAGCGAAGAAAAAGAGTTTTTCCGCCGCCTCAAAAATGATAATATCGAAATATACTACCTGCCCGATGCCAAGCTTGATCACCGTGTGGATAATGAGCGGTTAACTCCAGATTATATTAAAAGGCAAGCAGTGGGATTGGGACAGAGCATAGCTCTGCAACTCCGCCAAAAAACTTTAGCCTCCAAAATAGCTAAGGGAAGCTCAGAACTATTTAAATTAATCGTATCGCTTGGACTGTTTTTGCCCTATACCTTCACTTTACAATGGTCAAAGGCAGTGATGCTCATCAAATTTCGAAAATGGATTCTAGAAGGATATCTTTCGGTCAGTCAATAA
- a CDS encoding biotin--[acetyl-CoA-carboxylase] ligase — protein MYSTFDQSVYQQELSTQWLGHSFSYFEELESTNSHVKNISAEEVTHGMVCLADDQIKGRGQYERNWESESGENLTFSLVFRPQTTDRFHVLTLACALAIVDYIDELLPNSNVCIKWPNDVMIDQKKVAGLLTETMFSGNTLDRLIIGIGLNVNQKAFSSEVSGKATSIAIEKGQTVERENLLSELLSRIEYNYNLWQRRRQDLLKSINRNIIGYGQWIELIVNGQLLEDTFKMLGINKAGQLVVLGEDGELKSFSYEQIRLVTD, from the coding sequence TTGTATTCAACATTTGACCAATCGGTATACCAACAGGAGCTTTCAACGCAGTGGCTGGGACATAGCTTTTCTTATTTTGAGGAACTGGAATCTACCAATTCACATGTCAAAAATATATCAGCTGAAGAGGTAACGCACGGAATGGTTTGCCTGGCCGATGATCAGATAAAGGGACGCGGACAGTACGAGCGTAATTGGGAATCAGAGTCGGGAGAAAATCTGACTTTTTCGCTGGTCTTTCGTCCGCAGACCACCGATCGGTTTCATGTTTTAACTCTTGCTTGTGCCTTGGCAATTGTCGATTACATTGATGAATTGCTGCCTAATTCGAACGTGTGTATCAAGTGGCCGAACGATGTAATGATAGATCAGAAAAAAGTTGCCGGTCTGTTAACCGAAACCATGTTTAGCGGTAATACTCTTGATCGATTGATTATAGGTATCGGCCTGAATGTGAACCAAAAAGCGTTTTCATCCGAAGTATCAGGCAAAGCTACCTCTATTGCCATTGAAAAGGGACAGACTGTTGAAAGGGAAAATTTATTGAGCGAACTGCTTAGCCGCATTGAATATAATTATAACTTGTGGCAGCGTCGCCGGCAGGATTTGCTTAAATCCATCAACAGAAATATTATCGGTTATGGCCAATGGATAGAACTGATTGTTAACGGTCAGCTCTTGGAAGATACCTTTAAGATGCTTGGTATTAATAAAGCCGGACAGTTGGTAGTATTAGGCGAAGACGGTGAACTAAAATCATTTTCGTATGAGCAAATCCGACTTGTCACTGATTGA
- a CDS encoding HPr family phosphocarrier protein translates to MLKEKVTIVNDAGLHARPAAAIVKLASNYESDFYIHMYGYRVNGKSILGLMTLAAEKGAELELELDGPDEEEAAEEIIALIESGFGEVYEEDE, encoded by the coding sequence ATGCTTAAAGAGAAAGTGACCATTGTCAACGATGCCGGTTTGCATGCACGTCCTGCAGCAGCAATAGTGAAGCTGGCCTCGAACTATGAATCGGATTTTTATATCCATATGTATGGTTATCGTGTAAATGGTAAAAGCATTTTGGGACTAATGACGTTGGCTGCCGAAAAGGGCGCTGAATTAGAGCTGGAACTTGACGGTCCGGATGAAGAAGAGGCGGCAGAAGAAATTATTGCGTTAATCGAAAGCGGATTTGGTGAAGTATATGAAGAAGACGAATAA
- a CDS encoding sulfotransferase, with protein sequence MASLATGFKIIVKRSLKRLHTSPQKRVFCISMQRNGTTSVGDFLSDHGYRVARWVDSNYYNWSYQVSAGKIELVFNSRPFNAYNAFEDSPWYHPGVYKKLYRRFPESRFILLHRDSQAWFNSMLRHSNGKTPGNTFRHCQIYDRLPEFYRRLQKDPNFLPTLNETDNLMSLEGKKDHYINVYEKYNKNVITFFDQHDTQRLFVGRLEDPNKWQKMGNFLDLDVSADYQVHSNKS encoded by the coding sequence ATGGCGAGTTTAGCAACGGGATTTAAAATTATCGTGAAGCGGAGTCTAAAACGGCTCCACACGTCGCCCCAAAAAAGAGTCTTTTGTATATCAATGCAGCGTAATGGCACCACATCGGTTGGGGATTTTCTTTCCGATCACGGATACCGCGTTGCGCGATGGGTGGACTCGAACTATTACAACTGGTCGTATCAGGTATCTGCAGGAAAAATAGAATTGGTTTTTAACTCGCGACCTTTTAATGCCTACAATGCTTTCGAAGACTCCCCCTGGTATCATCCAGGCGTCTATAAAAAGTTATACCGGCGATTCCCCGAAAGTAGGTTTATCTTGCTTCATCGGGATAGCCAAGCATGGTTTAACTCTATGCTTCGTCATTCGAACGGTAAAACACCCGGCAATACTTTTCGGCACTGCCAGATATATGACCGGCTGCCCGAATTTTACCGGCGGCTGCAAAAAGATCCCAACTTTCTGCCCACCCTCAACGAAACTGATAATCTAATGAGCCTGGAGGGTAAAAAGGATCACTACATAAATGTGTATGAGAAATACAACAAAAATGTTATTACCTTTTTTGATCAGCATGATACACAACGACTTTTTGTTGGTCGGCTTGAAGATCCCAATAAGTGGCAAAAAATGGGAAACTTTTTAGATCTGGATGTGTCCGCCGATTATCAAGTGCACTCTAATAAATCATAA
- a CDS encoding DUF6541 family protein, which produces MTSQKQFEDLKEDFISRLSANKKHLIALSILFILPLILYSAIFFGGKQFMGNDVLQWRAGSQSVIEYVKNHDGEHPNWASNMFSGMPSYVLHNSPPPQNVDTFLKWIGGDTHPLPFFWILLGGAYFFFVIQGVRPFSSALGSILIGFTTYLPIIIEAGHYSKFMAFAFIPWMFVGYYLVSRSSKKLAAFFIFALAMTLQLRANHPQVTYYFLYLLGFWWLYDSWWAYQKDNIQDWLQRTGIAFGAGLLAILCSINLYWRMYEYAQYSIRGGSSLDAAQGSGLSLEYAFSWSQGVGELLTLIIPGLYGGSSGEAYWGPKSFTSGPHYFGAIAFILALIGFFKYRKKIKYLFFGVGSLTMLFSLGYHLPALNEFMFNYMPYFNKFRTPEMWLIVSIFCFSVLAVYGIESLFEIAQNKHQSLNDLFLPLGVALGIGVLFALGSNALLSFEKPNEAQQYAQQLAQRNNVSPDNPQVQQRVEQFINSRIKPKRKEMASSDSIRYLILSLLAAGLIVGFMKNKISKGYLLIGLVILTGYDMLSVGNRYISEDRMVADRLEAEQLIQQRQTPADQFIAQNINSGQDWPYRAYPLMSNPFNSAIQSYFYPSIGGYTGVKLGYYQETVENFLTGSSGNPTINQNSHAVLDMLNAKYITVGQQIPFPGYTQVFSQNNQRVYRNDDVLPKAFFVDSVITVDSPKQAVNQMKASAGFNPATTAIVETDESLQASADTTRSVEVTSYSAKTIELETSSKEKQFLVLSEIYYPDGWNATIDGKPIPIEKTNFILRGLQIPAGNHTITMSFEPAATIWGGRLAWFGHIILWIAGIGAFVVRYQNGEQE; this is translated from the coding sequence TTGACTTCCCAAAAACAGTTCGAAGATCTTAAAGAGGATTTCATCTCCCGGCTTTCGGCCAACAAGAAACATCTGATAGCCCTGTCAATCCTCTTTATCCTTCCGCTTATTTTGTACTCCGCTATCTTCTTTGGCGGTAAACAATTTATGGGTAACGATGTTCTGCAGTGGCGTGCCGGATCCCAATCAGTTATTGAATATGTTAAAAACCACGATGGTGAACACCCGAACTGGGCCAGCAATATGTTCTCGGGGATGCCCTCGTATGTACTTCACAACTCTCCCCCTCCCCAAAATGTTGATACATTTCTCAAATGGATCGGTGGAGATACACATCCCCTTCCCTTTTTCTGGATTTTACTCGGTGGGGCCTACTTCTTCTTTGTAATTCAGGGCGTGCGGCCTTTTTCATCCGCACTCGGATCGATCCTTATCGGCTTTACTACTTACCTGCCCATCATTATTGAAGCAGGCCATTATAGTAAATTTATGGCCTTTGCTTTTATCCCCTGGATGTTTGTGGGCTACTATCTGGTTTCGAGATCAAGCAAAAAGCTGGCTGCTTTCTTTATCTTTGCGCTGGCTATGACTTTACAGCTGCGCGCCAACCATCCGCAAGTAACATACTATTTTCTATACCTGTTGGGCTTCTGGTGGTTATATGACAGCTGGTGGGCCTATCAAAAAGATAATATTCAAGACTGGCTGCAACGCACAGGCATTGCCTTTGGAGCCGGCCTGCTGGCTATACTCTGCAGCATTAACTTATACTGGCGGATGTACGAATATGCCCAATACAGTATTCGGGGCGGATCGTCACTGGATGCAGCCCAAGGCAGTGGTTTATCCCTGGAATATGCTTTTAGCTGGTCGCAAGGCGTGGGCGAACTCTTAACCCTTATCATCCCCGGCCTTTACGGAGGTTCTTCGGGCGAAGCCTACTGGGGACCAAAATCATTTACCAGCGGCCCGCATTATTTCGGAGCTATTGCTTTTATACTGGCTTTAATTGGATTTTTCAAATACCGTAAAAAAATAAAATACCTGTTCTTTGGCGTTGGCTCGTTGACGATGTTATTCTCACTGGGCTATCATTTGCCTGCACTCAATGAGTTCATGTTTAACTACATGCCGTATTTTAACAAATTCCGTACGCCGGAGATGTGGCTCATCGTCTCCATTTTCTGCTTTTCGGTGTTAGCAGTGTATGGCATTGAATCTTTATTTGAGATCGCCCAAAACAAACATCAATCCCTTAACGACTTATTTCTTCCACTGGGTGTAGCACTTGGTATCGGGGTATTATTTGCACTAGGCAGCAATGCGTTGCTCTCTTTTGAAAAACCTAATGAAGCTCAGCAATATGCCCAACAATTGGCCCAGCGAAACAACGTATCTCCTGACAATCCCCAAGTACAGCAACGGGTGGAACAATTTATTAACAGCCGCATAAAGCCCAAGCGAAAAGAGATGGCCAGCAGCGACTCGATTCGTTATCTCATTCTTAGTCTATTGGCTGCAGGACTGATCGTCGGCTTTATGAAGAACAAGATCAGTAAGGGTTATTTGTTAATTGGGCTGGTTATCCTTACCGGCTACGATATGCTCAGCGTAGGCAACCGATACATCAGTGAAGATCGCATGGTTGCCGATCGGCTGGAGGCCGAGCAGCTAATCCAGCAGCGGCAGACGCCGGCTGATCAATTTATTGCGCAAAATATTAACAGTGGTCAAGACTGGCCCTACCGCGCCTATCCGCTGATGAGCAACCCCTTTAACAGTGCCATTCAGTCATACTTTTATCCCTCTATCGGTGGATATACAGGTGTTAAACTTGGCTACTATCAAGAAACGGTAGAAAACTTTTTGACGGGCAGCAGCGGCAATCCCACCATCAACCAAAATAGCCATGCTGTACTGGATATGCTCAACGCCAAATATATCACTGTTGGTCAACAAATCCCTTTCCCGGGTTACACCCAGGTATTCAGCCAAAACAATCAGCGTGTATATCGCAATGATGATGTACTGCCAAAAGCCTTTTTTGTGGATTCCGTTATCACTGTTGACAGTCCAAAGCAAGCCGTCAATCAAATGAAGGCCTCAGCTGGATTTAATCCCGCTACTACGGCCATTGTTGAAACGGATGAGTCACTGCAAGCCTCTGCAGACACTACCCGATCTGTTGAAGTGACCTCCTACAGTGCCAAAACTATTGAACTGGAGACCTCATCTAAGGAAAAACAATTTTTAGTGCTCAGCGAGATTTATTACCCCGATGGATGGAATGCGACTATTGACGGTAAGCCCATCCCCATAGAAAAAACCAACTTTATTCTTCGGGGACTGCAAATTCCGGCCGGTAATCATACTATTACCATGAGCTTTGAACCGGCTGCAACAATCTGGGGTGGACGCCTTGCCTGGTTTGGGCATATCATATTATGGATAGCCGGCATTGGCGCTTTTGTTGTTCGCTACCAAAACGGGGAGCAAGAATAA
- the tilS gene encoding tRNA lysidine(34) synthetase TilS, which produces MSKSDLSLIEQKIRTNIDRYFSDDQRAQFVIAVSGGMDSMCLLYALNKLGISGWVAHVNYQKRGTASDKDADLVEQKAAKWGFQCHSIVADPAEAEGDNFQQWARDYRYRFFEQLMQKHDADGIALAHHKDDQVETILQKIFRGAGLASWSGMGILEENIFRPLLDVSKDEIQQYVQGNDIPYRTDESNLENNFARNFLRNEWLNKLSDFFPGWKENVLSIGQSAQHYEQAIGYIADQVRDGRGIDRDEFDSLESGLQKAVVLWLLKEQKPGLQISQDSLARIDELANLQVGKEITLTSEFSILCDRDYYVIDDKSETNFEPLTIEQCKVEENPYLFGEVAISLGRYQNPDFGQKLYLDAEKIEWPLTVRYWEEGDMLQPLGMDGHQKVADHLTNRKVSASRKNEALVVESFDKTICAIIFPPIKNQSTPGTISEQVKCDNETNNCLKITYRN; this is translated from the coding sequence ATGAGCAAATCCGACTTGTCACTGATTGAGCAAAAAATCCGTACGAATATTGATCGCTATTTTTCTGACGATCAGCGTGCCCAATTTGTGATTGCAGTAAGTGGCGGTATGGATTCGATGTGCCTGCTCTATGCGTTAAACAAACTCGGAATTTCGGGATGGGTTGCGCATGTTAATTACCAGAAGAGGGGAACGGCATCTGACAAAGACGCCGACCTTGTAGAACAGAAAGCGGCCAAATGGGGATTCCAGTGTCATAGTATTGTTGCGGATCCCGCTGAAGCCGAGGGAGACAATTTTCAACAGTGGGCGCGTGATTACCGCTACCGTTTTTTTGAACAGTTGATGCAAAAGCACGATGCCGATGGTATTGCTTTAGCTCATCACAAAGACGACCAGGTGGAAACGATTTTGCAGAAGATCTTTCGCGGCGCGGGATTGGCCAGTTGGTCGGGGATGGGGATTTTGGAAGAGAATATTTTTCGTCCATTGTTGGATGTGTCGAAAGATGAAATTCAGCAGTATGTACAAGGCAATGATATCCCCTACCGCACAGATGAATCAAATTTGGAGAATAATTTTGCCCGCAATTTTTTGAGAAATGAATGGCTCAACAAGCTCTCTGATTTTTTTCCGGGATGGAAAGAAAATGTGCTGAGTATTGGCCAATCAGCCCAACATTACGAACAGGCGATTGGTTATATAGCTGATCAGGTTAGGGATGGTCGTGGTATCGATCGCGATGAATTTGATTCGTTGGAATCCGGCCTGCAGAAAGCGGTGGTACTTTGGTTACTGAAAGAGCAGAAACCCGGATTACAAATTTCACAGGATAGCCTTGCCCGGATTGATGAGCTTGCGAATCTGCAAGTAGGTAAAGAAATTACGCTGACGTCTGAATTCTCAATTCTTTGTGATCGAGATTACTATGTCATTGATGATAAATCGGAAACGAATTTTGAGCCGTTAACAATTGAGCAGTGTAAGGTTGAGGAAAATCCATATCTATTTGGTGAGGTTGCAATTTCACTTGGCCGTTATCAAAATCCGGATTTTGGGCAGAAACTTTATCTTGATGCCGAAAAAATCGAATGGCCACTTACTGTACGCTACTGGGAGGAGGGAGATATGCTACAGCCATTGGGAATGGATGGACATCAAAAGGTAGCTGACCATCTGACGAATCGAAAAGTCAGTGCCTCCCGTAAAAACGAGGCTTTGGTGGTTGAATCTTTTGACAAAACAATTTGTGCTATTATCTTTCCGCCAATTAAAAATCAGTCAACACCGGGCACTATTTCTGAGCAAGTAAAATGTGATAACGAAACGAATAACTGCCTGAAAATAACGTACAGAAATTAA
- a CDS encoding sulfotransferase family 2 domain-containing protein, giving the protein MVLTNDFVFIHFPKNAGSFVTECLQKVYDGRSSKKADKKWGDYITYLINRENTQYAKKYISKSLGYTGEKIKSQHQGCDEIPIQHQEKPILSTIRNPFDRYVSQYKFGWWKKNPVLPPEKRHELFPNFPDLDFGQYLDLVLNYRLENTRQKNNISADMGIYSLQFIQLFCKNYMDVLSSINDIHQLDNNHFYTATFLHQEQLRDELYDYLQKQGWPESNISFIRNAQKVNTSRDDFSYRRYYSQEQVDLIKEKEALIFRLFPDYSF; this is encoded by the coding sequence ATGGTTTTAACCAACGACTTTGTATTTATTCACTTTCCAAAAAATGCTGGTTCATTCGTTACAGAGTGTCTGCAAAAAGTTTATGACGGGCGATCCTCAAAAAAAGCCGATAAAAAATGGGGTGATTATATCACCTATCTTATCAACAGAGAAAACACACAATACGCCAAGAAGTATATTTCAAAATCTCTGGGATACACCGGCGAAAAAATCAAGAGTCAACATCAAGGTTGTGATGAAATCCCCATTCAACACCAAGAAAAGCCCATCCTGAGTACGATCCGCAATCCTTTTGACCGGTATGTATCACAATACAAATTTGGGTGGTGGAAGAAAAATCCGGTATTACCCCCAGAAAAACGTCACGAACTCTTTCCCAACTTCCCAGATTTAGATTTCGGGCAGTATCTTGATTTGGTGCTGAATTACCGGCTGGAAAATACCAGGCAAAAAAACAACATCAGCGCAGATATGGGTATTTACAGCCTGCAGTTTATCCAACTTTTCTGCAAAAATTATATGGATGTACTTTCTTCCATTAACGATATCCATCAATTGGATAATAACCATTTCTATACGGCAACTTTTCTTCACCAAGAACAGCTTCGAGATGAGCTCTACGATTATTTGCAAAAGCAAGGATGGCCCGAATCCAATATTTCTTTTATCCGCAATGCTCAAAAAGTGAACACCAGCAGAGATGATTTTTCATACCGGCGGTACTACTCACAAGAACAAGTAGACTTGATTAAAGAGAAAGAAGCCCTGATATTCCGTTTATTTCCAGATTATTCGTTCTAG
- a CDS encoding DegT/DnrJ/EryC1/StrS family aminotransferase translates to MSNHIPVTQPFLPPREEYESLLADIWDRNWLTNNGPLVKRLEEELTDYLDVTHLSLVSNGTVALQIAMKALDLEGEIITTPFSYVATTSSIKWENYTPVFADIHPQTFNLDPAKIEDAVTTKTSAIIATHVYGNPCDIEGIRKVANKYNLKIIYDAAHCFGTKYNGQPIFNYGDISTSSFHATKLFHTVEGGALVTDNAALHNKINLMRNFGHDGLNNFTGVGINGKNSELHAAMGIVNLKYIDEVLARRKKLSRLYDDYLENVEVQKQAIQPNSSYNFCYYPVLFDSEQQTETVLTNLKEHNIQTRRYFYPLLSKLDYVTTNNSTPVAEKVSKRILCLPLYHELTEEDISRISEIIKEG, encoded by the coding sequence ATGAGCAACCATATTCCCGTAACACAACCTTTTTTACCTCCCCGTGAAGAATACGAGTCTCTACTGGCCGACATTTGGGATCGCAACTGGCTTACCAATAACGGTCCTTTGGTAAAACGGCTGGAAGAAGAACTTACTGACTATTTAGATGTAACTCATCTTAGCCTCGTCAGCAACGGCACGGTAGCTCTGCAGATTGCTATGAAAGCATTGGATTTAGAAGGAGAGATTATTACCACCCCCTTCTCCTATGTAGCAACCACAAGCAGCATTAAGTGGGAAAATTATACTCCCGTCTTTGCGGATATTCACCCCCAAACATTTAATCTCGATCCTGCTAAAATTGAGGATGCTGTAACCACCAAAACATCAGCCATTATTGCTACGCACGTCTATGGTAATCCCTGTGACATTGAGGGAATTCGGAAAGTTGCCAACAAATACAATCTCAAAATTATTTATGATGCCGCACATTGTTTTGGTACCAAGTACAACGGCCAACCGATATTTAATTATGGGGATATAAGTACTAGTAGTTTTCATGCTACCAAACTTTTCCATACCGTTGAAGGCGGCGCATTAGTTACCGATAATGCTGCACTGCATAATAAGATCAACTTAATGCGCAATTTTGGACACGATGGGCTTAATAATTTTACCGGGGTCGGTATTAATGGTAAAAACTCGGAGCTGCATGCCGCGATGGGAATTGTCAATCTGAAATATATAGATGAAGTTCTTGCCCGACGTAAAAAGCTGAGCCGGCTTTATGATGATTATTTGGAGAATGTTGAAGTACAAAAACAGGCTATTCAACCAAACAGCAGCTATAACTTCTGCTATTATCCGGTACTTTTTGACAGCGAACAACAAACAGAAACTGTGCTGACAAACTTAAAAGAACACAACATTCAAACCCGCCGTTACTTCTATCCCCTGCTTTCTAAACTTGACTATGTAACGACCAATAACTCCACCCCGGTTGCGGAAAAAGTTTCAAAACGTATTTTATGCCTGCCGCTTTATCACGAACTGACAGAAGAAGATATCTCCAGAATTTCTGAGATCATAAAAGAGGGATAG